The Leptospirales bacterium genome has a window encoding:
- a CDS encoding thioredoxin family protein, whose protein sequence is MDSAPAARCIFPRLLLVVAMAGLSPLSLNSRPQDADGQIKEALEQAGRNQQPLMLDFYADWCGYCRRLVEDVYPNPVVREISVRFLQLRVNGDRFRAISRRYRVQGFPTQVFLNADGSEIDRIDGYLPAGEFARRLRQIYARSAAAASGLQNAGGASSPDDAAGLLARGETAFQRHEWQVAYDLFMQAHRRAEAGATTLRQEALFNAAVSSMQLDRDQQAVSLWSAYLALRPQGDHQHGLARLYRASSFHALGRSADARADLFVALRALRPGRERQQAEMLLADLH, encoded by the coding sequence ATGGATAGCGCTCCAGCAGCCAGATGTATCTTCCCGCGGCTCCTGCTAGTCGTGGCGATGGCCGGCCTCTCCCCGCTTTCCCTGAACAGCCGGCCGCAAGATGCAGACGGGCAGATCAAGGAAGCCCTGGAGCAGGCGGGCCGGAATCAACAGCCACTGATGCTCGACTTTTATGCTGATTGGTGCGGCTACTGTCGGCGACTGGTGGAGGATGTTTATCCCAATCCGGTCGTCCGCGAAATCAGCGTTCGATTTTTGCAACTGCGCGTAAATGGCGATCGCTTCCGGGCCATCAGCCGTCGCTACCGCGTGCAAGGATTTCCCACGCAGGTCTTCTTGAATGCCGACGGCAGCGAGATCGATCGTATCGATGGCTACTTGCCGGCCGGCGAATTTGCCCGCCGTCTGCGGCAAATCTACGCACGCAGTGCAGCCGCCGCCAGCGGCCTACAAAATGCGGGAGGCGCAAGCTCCCCGGACGATGCCGCCGGTCTGCTGGCCCGCGGCGAGACGGCTTTTCAACGCCACGAATGGCAAGTCGCCTACGATCTTTTTATGCAGGCCCATCGTCGGGCGGAAGCGGGAGCAACAACGCTGCGCCAGGAAGCGCTGTTCAATGCCGCCGTAAGCTCCATGCAACTGGATCGCGACCAGCAAGCAGTCTCGTTGTGGAGCGCCTATTTGGCGCTACGACCGCAGGGCGATCACCAGCATGGTCTCGCGCGATTGTACCGGGCCAGCAGCTTCCATGCCCTTGGACGCAGCGCCGATGCACGCGCCGACCTGTTTGTTGCATTGCGCGCGCTGCGGCCCGGTCGCGAGCGCCAGCAAGCGGAGATGTTGCTTGCCGACCTGCACTGA
- a CDS encoding HU family DNA-binding protein, which produces MAKKKTAKKASKKSSSRSSSGKFSFLDEVLASILDSAEVTRKGEVKLKRSDVKLALEAAFEKGAVAAAGGERVKVPFLGTLAFREVKARKAGMQMNPFTKQPAMVAARPASRKPRFSFSRLSKDVFSAKKNW; this is translated from the coding sequence ATGGCAAAGAAAAAAACGGCCAAGAAAGCATCCAAGAAATCAAGCTCAAGAAGCTCCAGCGGGAAGTTCTCCTTCCTCGACGAGGTTCTGGCCAGTATTCTGGACTCAGCTGAAGTAACTCGCAAGGGCGAGGTGAAGCTCAAGCGTAGCGATGTGAAGCTGGCGCTGGAAGCGGCCTTCGAGAAGGGCGCCGTAGCTGCAGCTGGCGGCGAACGCGTAAAGGTTCCGTTTCTTGGAACTCTGGCCTTTCGCGAAGTAAAGGCGCGCAAGGCCGGCATGCAGATGAATCCCTTCACCAAACAGCCGGCGATGGTTGCCGCCCGTCCGGCCAGCCGCAAGCCTCGTTTCAGTTTCTCCCGGCTCAGCAAAGACGTTTTCAGCGCCAAAAAGAACTGGTGA
- a CDS encoding 2-isopropylmalate synthase, with translation MRDTIEIMDTTLRDGEQTDGVSFSAFEKLQIARILLEQLRVDRIEVASARVSAGELDAVSDIFRWAAERGLDQRVEILGFVDGGRSVDWIRQAGGHVLNLLTKGSERHCRLQLGKTVAEHLSDIEKTIGIAHDQGLRVNVYLEDWSNGLLHSPEHVREMLRALKSMNVHRFLLPDTLGILAPEETYAGIEDALQRNPGIEVDFHGHNDYALATANCLAAVRAGAAGVHVAVNGLGERAGNSPLESVVTALHDKLGVRTGVDEKAMMAASRLVETFSGKRVQANYPIVGQDVYTQTAGIHADGDRKNNLYANPILPERFGRQRVYALGKLAGKASITNNLKTLGIELPAEQEQALLERIKQLGDQKKMVSADDLPFLIQDLFGLDTEQSFRIVDAEVQTPWQGRPRATLSVEFRGQKLQGAAEGDGGYDAFMNALTPLLQSLGIALPQLTDYEVRIPPGGKTDALVEAVITWQRGGDGRSLRTSGVDPDQVKAAIKATEKMINRTLTPFMVAAKS, from the coding sequence ATGCGCGATACGATTGAAATAATGGATACTACGCTGCGCGACGGCGAGCAGACCGATGGCGTCAGCTTTTCGGCCTTCGAGAAGCTGCAAATTGCGCGCATCCTTCTGGAGCAGCTTCGCGTCGACCGTATCGAGGTTGCCTCAGCGCGCGTGTCGGCAGGCGAACTTGACGCGGTAAGCGACATATTTCGCTGGGCCGCCGAGCGAGGGCTGGACCAGCGCGTTGAAATACTCGGATTTGTCGATGGCGGGCGTTCTGTGGACTGGATCCGACAGGCGGGCGGCCATGTGCTCAATCTTCTGACGAAGGGTAGCGAGCGGCACTGTAGACTGCAGCTGGGCAAGACCGTCGCCGAGCACCTCAGCGATATCGAAAAGACCATTGGCATTGCCCACGACCAGGGGCTGCGCGTGAATGTATATCTGGAGGATTGGTCCAACGGTCTGCTGCATTCGCCGGAACATGTCCGCGAGATGTTGCGGGCTCTGAAATCAATGAACGTGCATCGCTTCTTGTTGCCGGATACGCTCGGCATCCTGGCGCCCGAGGAAACCTATGCCGGCATTGAAGACGCTTTGCAGCGCAATCCGGGAATTGAGGTGGATTTTCACGGTCACAACGACTACGCATTGGCGACCGCAAATTGTCTGGCGGCCGTGCGCGCTGGCGCCGCTGGCGTCCATGTTGCTGTGAACGGGCTTGGCGAACGCGCCGGAAACTCCCCGCTGGAATCAGTAGTCACCGCCCTCCACGATAAGCTGGGCGTCCGCACCGGCGTAGACGAAAAAGCGATGATGGCAGCTTCGCGCCTGGTGGAAACTTTCAGTGGCAAGCGCGTGCAGGCAAACTATCCAATTGTTGGACAGGACGTCTATACGCAGACTGCCGGCATCCATGCCGACGGCGATCGTAAGAATAACCTCTACGCCAATCCGATCCTGCCCGAGCGCTTTGGCCGCCAGCGAGTTTACGCCTTAGGCAAGCTGGCCGGCAAGGCTTCCATAACCAACAACCTGAAGACCCTTGGCATCGAACTGCCCGCCGAGCAGGAGCAAGCATTGCTGGAGCGCATCAAGCAACTTGGCGACCAGAAGAAAATGGTATCCGCCGACGATCTGCCCTTCTTGATCCAGGATCTTTTTGGTCTCGATACCGAGCAGAGTTTTCGCATTGTAGATGCGGAAGTACAGACGCCCTGGCAGGGTCGCCCGCGAGCCACGCTGAGCGTCGAGTTTCGCGGACAAAAATTGCAAGGGGCCGCCGAGGGCGATGGCGGCTACGATGCATTCATGAATGCTCTGACTCCGCTCCTGCAATCGCTGGGCATTGCCCTGCCACAGTTAACCGACTATGAAGTTCGGATTCCGCCGGGCGGAAAAACGGATGCCCTGGTAGAAGCAGTTATTACCTGGCAGCGCGGCGGAGACGGTCGCAGCCTGCGTACCAGCGGCGTGGATCCGGATCAGGTCAAGGCGGCAATCAAAGCGACGGAGAAAATGATAAACCGTACGCTGACGCCGTTCATGGTCGCGGCCAAAAGCTAG
- a CDS encoding sulfite exporter TauE/SafE family protein: protein MDLNSLLEWLRSPPASQLLLFALAALVGLLAGVINTLAGSGSLLTLPVLLLMGLSPHEANASNRIGVMMQSVTGVISYRRHGGDSLEQWPWFIPISAVGATLGAWLAAALGARQLSYAIAAVMAFLLFLLLFNPAQWLRSHSEANLRHRSPLTLLSCLLIGFYGGFLQAGAGVMILALMSLGLRKTLSQGNGYKLLMVPFFTAPSLAIFLYYDQVRFAPGLALGVGQMAGAWYGAKFAAISSAANRWIRTLLIIVCSAALLRLLVDLSGQ, encoded by the coding sequence GTGGATCTAAACAGTCTTCTGGAATGGCTGCGTTCGCCGCCGGCCTCGCAGCTCTTGTTGTTTGCCCTGGCGGCCCTCGTTGGACTTCTGGCTGGCGTCATCAATACCCTGGCCGGTTCCGGTTCCTTGCTCACGCTGCCAGTGTTGCTGTTGATGGGCCTCAGTCCGCACGAAGCAAATGCCTCCAATCGCATCGGCGTAATGATGCAAAGCGTAACCGGAGTCATTTCGTATCGTCGGCATGGCGGCGACAGTCTAGAACAGTGGCCGTGGTTCATCCCGATCAGCGCAGTCGGTGCGACCCTGGGGGCATGGCTGGCGGCGGCGCTTGGCGCCCGTCAGTTGAGCTACGCCATCGCTGCAGTGATGGCCTTCTTGCTATTTCTCCTGCTCTTCAATCCGGCGCAGTGGTTGCGATCGCACAGCGAGGCCAACCTGCGCCACCGCTCGCCGCTCACTCTGCTTTCCTGCCTGTTGATTGGCTTCTATGGCGGCTTCCTGCAGGCCGGCGCCGGCGTAATGATTCTGGCATTGATGAGCCTTGGCCTCCGAAAAACGTTGAGTCAGGGCAACGGTTACAAATTGCTGATGGTTCCCTTCTTCACGGCGCCGTCGCTGGCTATCTTTCTCTACTACGATCAGGTGCGCTTTGCGCCGGGATTGGCGCTGGGCGTGGGTCAGATGGCCGGGGCCTGGTATGGCGCGAAGTTTGCGGCAATCAGCAGCGCTGCCAATCGCTGGATTCGCACCTTGTTAATTATCGTTTGCTCTGCGGCGCTGCTACGCCTGCTCGTTGACTTGAGCGGCCAATGA
- a CDS encoding M28 family peptidase translates to MAAKPAALHLLPVLLAVSVISCQPRLSPQPDASDSAWIVSQLASNSAGGRLSGDISGRRAAQWIADFYRQHGFFPAFGGSFMQSFPFDAGLIPSTESMLQWQSSSGTVQIPAQPFPLSAPGKQSGKAVFLGFCLKDETQQRDDFAGRDLQGAIIFCLRYAPGGRGNSQFVRSMSFNEKYRAARAAGAAAVVFLNLPAGPPVEPGAFAPRISSGPPAVFVESELLEQSLPWLTSASADDRVLEQRLGQRLGPATVRSEYALRRQQGRNVGAWLRPPREGQRNIMIAAHFDHLGYGNFAALDQSNAVHPGADDNASGVAAVMEAAGELQWRDNQHSDSAVAAESNVLFIHFDAEERGLLGATAFAASHEFRSASFAAMLNLDMVGRLRKGKGLMLQGAQSADPSWRAAIEHSFQNAGFPGALELRLLPGGSGPSDHSVFYARHIPVAMFFTGGHREYHTAADRPDTLNYDGIARIAQMAANLGSAASRLNPAPVFQRAPAEPARSGFEFKLRLGIMPANYDRRGDGVEVGDVHPEAPVARTGLRAGDHIVQLGDVEVRTIDDYMRFLEDARGGRSYRIVFVRDGRRISGETALIAGED, encoded by the coding sequence ATGGCAGCTAAGCCTGCAGCGTTGCATCTGCTGCCTGTTCTCCTCGCTGTGAGCGTTATTTCCTGTCAGCCGCGGCTTTCCCCGCAGCCAGATGCCAGCGATTCCGCCTGGATCGTTAGCCAGCTTGCTTCCAATTCGGCAGGCGGCCGGCTCTCTGGCGATATCAGCGGACGACGCGCCGCTCAATGGATCGCCGACTTCTATCGGCAGCATGGATTTTTTCCGGCTTTTGGCGGCAGTTTCATGCAATCATTCCCCTTTGACGCCGGCCTGATCCCATCGACGGAAAGTATGCTGCAATGGCAAAGTTCCTCTGGCACAGTGCAAATCCCGGCCCAGCCCTTTCCGCTTTCGGCGCCAGGCAAACAGAGCGGCAAGGCCGTGTTCCTGGGCTTCTGTCTGAAAGATGAGACGCAACAGCGCGACGATTTTGCCGGGCGTGATCTGCAGGGAGCAATTATCTTCTGTCTGCGCTACGCGCCTGGCGGACGGGGGAATTCACAATTCGTTCGCTCGATGAGCTTCAACGAAAAGTACCGTGCAGCGCGCGCGGCCGGCGCGGCGGCCGTTGTCTTCTTGAATTTGCCTGCTGGCCCGCCCGTCGAGCCTGGCGCCTTTGCCCCGCGCATTTCCAGCGGACCGCCGGCGGTTTTTGTCGAATCGGAATTGCTGGAACAATCGTTGCCCTGGTTGACCTCGGCCAGCGCTGATGATCGCGTCCTGGAGCAACGCCTGGGCCAGCGGCTTGGCCCGGCCACGGTTCGCTCGGAGTATGCTCTGCGACGTCAGCAGGGCCGCAATGTCGGCGCCTGGTTGAGACCGCCGCGCGAGGGACAGCGCAACATCATGATTGCAGCGCATTTTGACCACCTTGGCTACGGAAACTTTGCCGCGCTGGATCAGAGCAACGCTGTCCACCCGGGCGCCGATGATAATGCCTCCGGAGTCGCTGCTGTGATGGAGGCCGCCGGCGAGCTACAATGGCGCGACAACCAGCACAGTGACAGTGCGGTGGCCGCCGAAAGTAATGTACTGTTCATCCATTTTGACGCCGAGGAGCGCGGCCTGTTGGGCGCCACGGCCTTTGCAGCATCTCACGAATTTCGCAGCGCTTCTTTTGCTGCAATGCTCAACCTGGATATGGTCGGCCGACTGCGCAAGGGCAAGGGTCTGATGTTGCAGGGCGCCCAGAGCGCAGACCCTTCCTGGCGTGCGGCGATTGAGCATTCTTTTCAGAACGCCGGTTTCCCCGGCGCACTGGAACTGCGACTGCTGCCGGGCGGCAGCGGGCCAAGTGATCACAGCGTCTTCTATGCTCGCCACATTCCGGTGGCGATGTTCTTTACTGGCGGCCATCGCGAGTATCATACCGCTGCCGATCGTCCCGATACGCTCAACTACGATGGCATTGCCAGGATTGCACAAATGGCCGCCAACCTTGGCAGCGCTGCCAGTCGCCTGAATCCGGCGCCAGTATTTCAGCGAGCGCCGGCGGAGCCTGCGCGCAGCGGCTTTGAATTCAAACTGCGTCTGGGTATCATGCCGGCTAACTATGATCGCCGCGGCGACGGCGTTGAAGTCGGCGACGTCCATCCCGAGGCGCCGGTGGCGCGCACCGGCCTGCGTGCTGGCGATCATATTGTCCAGCTCGGAGATGTCGAGGTGCGCACCATTGATGACTACATGCGCTTCCTTGAGGACGCCCGCGGCGGTCGCAGCTACCGAATTGTTTTTGTCCGCGACGGACGTCGTATCAGCGGCGAAACCGCCTTGATTGCCGGTGAGGACTGA
- a CDS encoding MFS transporter, translating to MRNAAGAGNRLLLLLILFLDLVGFTVIFPLIPRLLTHYLEETRAQGVLWLDALERIMHAVPGAQTDNRAAIVLLGGALSAVYALFQFLAAPYWGRLSDRIGRRPVLLLTSTGLALSHLAWLLAPNFHWFIAARLFGGLMAGNMGVASAAMADISAPEQRTRAMGLVGAAFGMGFILGPALGGLSARLDAASMPLVGTHPFVWPAALALLLSLSSAALNALFFVETRAGKSRGHWVEHPIRALSSRLRRPGLGPILGLNLLFIFAFSAFEFTFTFFFDLAFGLSPFQIGMVFLYIGVVLVLGQGGLVRTLSKRMPALRILRIGLLLLPLPAALLAFTAPDWPLAMLCLLPIALGSSLVQPAVAGLTSLASEEQEQGYNLSLLRSAGSLGRFAGPAIGALLYFYLGVRNAYAVLALLMAIALALSLKLPEFKMPDGEGHGS from the coding sequence ATGCGTAACGCTGCCGGCGCCGGCAATCGGCTCCTACTTCTTTTGATCCTGTTTCTGGACCTGGTCGGGTTCACCGTAATCTTTCCGCTCATTCCGCGCTTGCTCACGCACTACCTGGAGGAAACGCGCGCCCAGGGCGTGCTCTGGCTCGACGCGCTGGAGCGCATCATGCATGCTGTGCCCGGCGCACAGACCGATAATCGCGCGGCCATTGTGCTGCTTGGCGGCGCTCTCTCTGCGGTCTATGCCTTGTTCCAATTCCTGGCCGCCCCCTACTGGGGCAGGCTTTCCGACCGCATTGGGCGCCGGCCGGTCTTGCTGTTGACCAGCACTGGCCTTGCCCTCTCGCATCTGGCCTGGCTTCTGGCCCCCAATTTTCACTGGTTCATTGCCGCCCGCCTTTTCGGGGGATTGATGGCCGGCAACATGGGCGTCGCCAGCGCTGCCATGGCTGATATCAGCGCGCCCGAGCAGCGCACGAGGGCCATGGGTTTAGTGGGCGCGGCCTTTGGGATGGGCTTTATCCTGGGTCCGGCGCTGGGCGGCCTTTCAGCGCGCCTGGATGCCGCCTCGATGCCGCTGGTCGGAACGCATCCCTTCGTCTGGCCAGCTGCACTTGCACTGCTGCTATCGCTGAGCAGCGCGGCGCTCAATGCCCTGTTTTTTGTGGAAACACGCGCCGGAAAAAGCAGAGGTCATTGGGTGGAGCATCCGATCCGCGCGCTGTCCAGCCGTCTGCGTCGACCTGGCCTGGGCCCGATCCTGGGACTGAATCTGCTCTTTATATTTGCATTCTCCGCCTTTGAATTCACCTTCACTTTTTTCTTCGACCTCGCTTTTGGTCTCAGTCCCTTTCAAATAGGCATGGTATTTCTTTACATTGGCGTCGTACTGGTTCTTGGTCAGGGAGGCCTGGTGCGCACGCTGAGCAAGCGCATGCCGGCGCTGCGCATCTTGCGCATCGGATTGCTGCTCCTGCCGCTACCGGCGGCGCTGCTGGCATTTACGGCGCCGGACTGGCCGCTGGCAATGCTCTGCCTGCTTCCCATCGCCCTGGGCTCGTCGCTGGTTCAGCCGGCCGTCGCTGGCCTGACCAGTCTGGCCAGCGAGGAGCAGGAGCAAGGTTACAATCTCTCACTCTTGCGATCGGCGGGCTCGCTTGGACGCTTTGCCGGTCCGGCCATCGGCGCGTTGCTCTATTTCTACTTAGGCGTACGCAATGCATATGCCGTGCTGGCTTTGCTGATGGCAATCGCGCTGGCGCTCTCGCTGAAACTTCCTGAGTTCAAGATGCCGGACGGAGAAGGCCATGGCAGCTAA
- a CDS encoding queuosine precursor transporter: MQPEGRHYRYFDLVMAGFVIVLVCSGVIGAPKISQLFGFTFGAAVVFFPFSYIFGDILTEVYGYARARRVVWAGFAGLGFASLMSAIVVAMPPAPGWNDQQAFVTVLGQTPRIALASLIAYWAGEFANSFVLAKIKVRMEGRVLWVRTIGSTIVGQAVDSLLFYPLAFWALWTPAQVFEVMIVNYFLKVGVEALMTPVTYIAVRFLKRVENEDYYDRDTRFTPFSLEE; encoded by the coding sequence ATGCAGCCCGAAGGACGTCACTACCGCTACTTTGACCTGGTTATGGCCGGTTTTGTGATCGTCCTGGTGTGCTCCGGCGTAATCGGCGCGCCTAAGATTTCGCAGCTCTTTGGCTTCACCTTCGGCGCCGCCGTCGTATTCTTTCCCTTCAGCTATATCTTTGGCGATATCCTTACTGAAGTCTATGGCTATGCTCGCGCCCGGCGCGTGGTCTGGGCGGGATTTGCCGGCCTCGGCTTTGCCTCGCTGATGAGCGCGATCGTTGTGGCTATGCCGCCTGCGCCGGGCTGGAACGATCAGCAAGCTTTTGTTACTGTTCTCGGTCAGACGCCGCGCATTGCGCTGGCTTCATTGATCGCCTACTGGGCCGGGGAGTTTGCCAATTCCTTTGTCCTGGCAAAGATCAAGGTTCGGATGGAAGGCCGCGTTCTCTGGGTACGGACCATTGGCTCTACTATCGTAGGCCAGGCGGTCGATTCGCTGTTGTTTTATCCGCTGGCCTTTTGGGCCCTCTGGACGCCGGCCCAGGTCTTCGAAGTAATGATCGTGAATTACTTTCTCAAAGTGGGCGTCGAGGCGCTGATGACGCCGGTCACTTACATTGCCGTACGCTTTTTGAAGCGCGTTGAAAACGAGGACTATTACGATCGCGATACGCGCTTCACGCCCTTTTCGCTTGAGGAGTGA
- a CDS encoding polymer-forming cytoskeletal protein — MIETQKRQIRLLKTITLNGGDIVAEDDLLIYGKVNVSRIEASGKTVVIGIGADVSADIRGGTVQVIGTLNGNITASELISVAETATLNGDIAAPHIELAKRCRFSGRLTYI; from the coding sequence ATGATCGAAACACAAAAACGACAGATCCGCCTCTTGAAGACGATCACGCTGAACGGCGGAGACATCGTAGCGGAAGACGACCTCCTGATTTACGGCAAGGTCAACGTATCGCGCATCGAGGCCAGCGGCAAGACAGTCGTCATTGGCATAGGCGCAGACGTCAGCGCCGATATCCGCGGCGGCACTGTGCAGGTCATCGGCACTTTGAATGGCAACATAACCGCCTCGGAACTCATTTCCGTCGCCGAAACGGCCACGCTCAATGGCGACATCGCAGCCCCGCACATCGAGCTGGCCAAACGCTGCCGCTTCAGCGGTCGCCTCACCTATATCTAA
- the dusA gene encoding tRNA dihydrouridine(20/20a) synthase DusA, giving the protein MARRPTTGPLSVAPMMDCTDRLFRQLFRQVSQRTLLYTEMLHCRAVLGRDRQRLLRFSEQEHPIALQLGGDSPRELAEAARIGADAGYDEINLNAGCPSERVQSGAFGACLMADPQRCAELAAAMRAAVALPVTVKHRTGIDSLQGLPALLRFVAALRSAGVDRVIIHSRIAILSGLSPRQNRSVPPLQYELVHAVKQAFADLPVEINGGITDLDAAAEQLRMVDGVMIGRAAYNNPWIFAEADARFYDSTIQYDSIEQRRRSFAGYMLQLLAELKAPAEQRALLRHAAGFFHGIRGAAQWRRALNAAARSADPAAPLQSALSYSISALEPTAAPSRQSATA; this is encoded by the coding sequence GTGGCGCGGCGACCAACAACCGGGCCGCTGTCAGTAGCGCCGATGATGGATTGTACCGACAGACTATTTCGGCAGCTGTTCCGTCAAGTCAGTCAACGCACGCTGCTCTATACCGAGATGCTGCACTGTCGCGCCGTTCTGGGTCGCGATCGCCAGCGACTGCTGCGTTTTTCGGAGCAGGAGCATCCCATTGCCCTGCAATTGGGGGGCGACTCGCCGCGCGAACTGGCTGAAGCGGCTCGCATTGGCGCCGATGCGGGCTACGATGAAATCAATCTGAATGCCGGCTGCCCCAGCGAACGCGTCCAGAGCGGCGCCTTTGGGGCCTGCCTGATGGCGGACCCGCAGCGTTGTGCGGAACTGGCGGCCGCCATGCGCGCTGCGGTAGCGCTTCCGGTTACCGTAAAGCACCGCACAGGTATCGACAGTCTGCAGGGTCTCCCGGCTTTGCTGCGTTTTGTTGCCGCTTTGCGCTCCGCTGGCGTAGACCGGGTGATCATCCACTCCCGCATTGCAATTCTCAGCGGCCTCAGTCCGCGGCAGAATCGCAGCGTTCCGCCGCTGCAGTACGAGCTTGTGCACGCCGTCAAGCAGGCCTTTGCAGATTTGCCGGTGGAGATCAATGGCGGCATAACCGACCTGGATGCCGCCGCCGAACAGTTGCGCATGGTGGATGGCGTTATGATTGGGCGCGCCGCCTACAACAATCCCTGGATCTTTGCCGAAGCCGACGCTCGATTCTATGATAGTACAATACAATATGATTCGATCGAGCAACGCCGCCGATCGTTTGCCGGGTACATGCTGCAGTTGCTTGCAGAGCTCAAGGCGCCAGCGGAACAACGGGCGCTGCTGCGACATGCAGCTGGCTTTTTTCACGGCATTCGCGGCGCTGCTCAATGGCGCCGGGCGCTGAACGCCGCAGCGCGCAGCGCCGATCCGGCGGCGCCGCTGCAGTCTGCGCTGAGCTACAGCATATCTGCATTGGAGCCAACTGCCGCACCCTCGCGGCAGTCAGCTACAGCTTGA
- the hflX gene encoding GTPase HflX gives MSSISGNVQDLKSNQRQRLERLADRRIRGNAVITQEFARALGELSREIGRQLGVLIDRSGYITHLMVGDAGRIFIPELDRSRAARLRGLRLVHTHLRGEELSQEDLYDLTLLRLDYITAVAIDEEGLPARFHSAHLMPGQAHGYIREEPALPGQLPENLRETIEDMERAFREHDAQLKRASGAPRALLVGVYTPAMRRRRNPEQSQAELQELCRTAGVDVVGAISQRRNALDPLTLVGSGKAREISIEAVQRDAEMILFDLELSPAQARRFSQITDLKILDRTQLILDIFARNARSRDGKLQVELAQLRYLKGRLSEKDDNMSRLTGGIGGRGPGETKLEIGRRRVNERLARLEKELGGLRQRRELNRRTRADNDIPVVSIVGYTNAGKSTLLNALTRSETRAENRLFATLDPTTRRVRFPKEREIILADTVGFIHDLPPELGRAFQATLEELRDSSLLLHCIDAADDAREQKIAAVEEILGDLGLLGIPTIRVYNKCDMLDADALRFLERPGDALISAQARRNLDHLLEVIEAAVFAARSKATGAAGQAQGEDLQLADKSENRRPGRFGATSGIA, from the coding sequence ATCAGTAGCATCAGCGGCAACGTCCAAGATCTCAAGAGCAATCAACGTCAGCGCCTGGAGCGCCTGGCCGATCGTCGGATCCGCGGCAATGCCGTCATTACACAGGAGTTTGCTCGCGCCCTCGGCGAACTTTCACGGGAGATCGGACGCCAGCTTGGCGTGTTGATCGACCGCTCCGGCTACATTACACACCTGATGGTAGGCGACGCGGGTCGCATTTTCATTCCGGAGCTGGACCGCTCGCGCGCAGCGCGCCTGCGAGGTTTGCGCCTCGTGCACACTCACCTCCGGGGAGAAGAACTCAGTCAGGAAGATCTCTACGACCTGACCTTGTTGCGCCTGGATTACATCACGGCCGTGGCTATCGACGAGGAGGGCCTGCCCGCTCGGTTCCACAGCGCTCACCTTATGCCGGGCCAGGCGCATGGTTATATCAGGGAGGAACCTGCCCTGCCCGGCCAGTTGCCTGAGAATCTGCGCGAAACCATTGAAGACATGGAGCGCGCCTTTCGCGAACACGACGCTCAGCTGAAACGCGCCAGCGGCGCGCCGCGAGCATTGCTGGTTGGCGTGTATACGCCGGCGATGCGACGCCGCCGCAATCCTGAACAATCGCAGGCTGAACTACAAGAGCTTTGTCGCACCGCAGGCGTTGATGTAGTCGGCGCGATCTCACAGCGGCGCAACGCCCTGGATCCCTTGACGCTCGTCGGCTCCGGAAAGGCGCGGGAGATCTCCATCGAGGCCGTGCAGCGCGACGCGGAGATGATCCTCTTCGACCTGGAACTGAGTCCGGCGCAGGCTCGACGCTTTTCACAAATCACGGACTTGAAGATTCTGGATCGAACCCAGCTGATCCTGGATATCTTCGCCAGAAATGCGCGCAGCCGCGACGGAAAGCTGCAGGTTGAGCTGGCGCAGCTGCGCTACCTCAAGGGACGACTGTCCGAAAAGGACGACAACATGTCGCGCCTGACCGGCGGCATTGGCGGCCGCGGACCCGGGGAGACCAAACTGGAGATCGGACGGCGTCGCGTGAATGAGCGACTGGCTCGCCTGGAAAAGGAACTTGGCGGACTACGCCAGCGGCGCGAGTTGAACCGTCGAACGCGCGCTGATAATGATATTCCCGTCGTTTCCATCGTTGGCTACACGAACGCTGGCAAGTCGACGCTGCTCAACGCCCTGACGCGCAGCGAGACGAGGGCCGAAAACCGCCTCTTTGCCACGCTGGATCCCACGACGCGACGCGTGCGTTTTCCAAAAGAGCGGGAAATCATTCTGGCCGATACGGTCGGCTTCATCCATGACCTGCCGCCGGAACTGGGACGCGCTTTTCAGGCCACCCTGGAAGAGTTGCGCGATTCCAGTTTGCTTCTGCATTGCATCGATGCGGCCGACGATGCGCGCGAACAAAAGATCGCGGCCGTCGAGGAAATTCTTGGCGACCTGGGCTTGCTGGGCATTCCAACCATTCGCGTTTACAACAAATGCGATATGCTTGATGCCGACGCGCTGCGCTTTCTGGAACGACCGGGAGACGCTTTGATTTCCGCTCAGGCTCGTCGCAACCTCGATCATCTGCTGGAAGTCATTGAAGCGGCGGTCTTTGCCGCGCGTTCAAAAGCGACTGGCGCAGCCGGCCAGGCGCAGGGCGAAGATTTACAATTGGCGGATAAGAGCGAGAATCGAAGGCCGGGTCGGTTTGGAGCCACTTCAGGAATTGCTTGA